The following coding sequences lie in one Bacteroidota bacterium genomic window:
- a CDS encoding SLC13/DASS family transporter: MNGNTTKPSLNYTKLFIGIIAFVLVAFLLKSRDVPSEISYTAAIAVLMAIWWVTEAIPIGATSLLPIILFPLFGILNGKDISNAYINYIIFLFIGGFIMALSIEKWDLHKRIALKILSIAGGSPFRILSGFMLASWILSMWMSNTATAMMMLPIAFSISKELENVYTPQKVKSLNTGILLGIAYSCSIGGIATLVGTPPNLSFVRIFSIIFPQAPEISFAQWLLFALPLSVCMFVCAVLIIYLIYKPKDEIKSLKASFFRDQYLQLGKITVEQKRVFVLFITLIFLWIFRNPLELGFIKIPGWSELFQKPELINDGTVAIFLALLLFIIPSSKKGQALVNWEITLKIPWQIVFLFGGGFALAKGFIDSGLSEFIGQQLVAAKELSSPLLIGSLTGIMTFLTEFTSNTATTEMLLPVVAGLAITIKVHPLLLMLPITLAASMAFMFPVATPPNAIVFGSGRLRMMDMLKTGIWLNLIAIVLITFFTLVWANIILPFDILSYPTWAP; encoded by the coding sequence ATGAATGGCAATACAACAAAACCTTCCCTAAATTATACTAAACTTTTCATTGGAATTATTGCTTTTGTTCTAGTTGCTTTTCTATTAAAATCAAGAGATGTTCCAAGTGAAATCAGCTATACGGCTGCTATCGCGGTTTTAATGGCTATTTGGTGGGTAACCGAGGCTATTCCAATAGGAGCAACATCTCTGCTTCCGATTATCCTTTTTCCGTTATTTGGTATTTTGAATGGAAAAGATATTTCGAATGCCTATATCAATTACATCATATTTCTGTTTATCGGTGGTTTTATCATGGCTTTAAGCATTGAAAAATGGGATCTACATAAACGAATTGCGCTGAAAATACTTTCCATTGCTGGTGGAAGTCCTTTTCGAATATTAAGTGGCTTTATGTTAGCATCCTGGATTTTATCTATGTGGATGTCAAATACGGCAACAGCCATGATGATGCTTCCCATAGCATTTTCTATTTCCAAGGAACTTGAAAATGTATACACACCCCAAAAAGTGAAGTCGCTAAACACAGGAATTCTACTTGGTATTGCATATTCCTGCTCCATTGGTGGAATTGCTACATTGGTAGGAACACCGCCTAATCTTTCTTTTGTACGAATTTTCAGTATTATTTTTCCACAAGCTCCTGAAATATCTTTTGCTCAGTGGTTACTTTTTGCACTACCATTAAGTGTTTGCATGTTTGTTTGCGCTGTTTTAATAATCTATTTGATTTATAAACCAAAGGATGAGATAAAAAGTCTGAAAGCGAGTTTCTTCAGAGATCAATATCTTCAATTGGGAAAGATTACAGTCGAGCAAAAAAGGGTTTTCGTGTTGTTTATCACATTAATATTCCTTTGGATATTTCGAAATCCTTTGGAATTGGGTTTCATTAAAATTCCCGGCTGGAGTGAATTATTCCAAAAACCTGAATTGATTAACGATGGCACTGTGGCTATATTTTTAGCATTATTACTATTTATTATTCCATCATCAAAAAAAGGTCAGGCATTGGTAAACTGGGAAATCACTTTAAAAATCCCTTGGCAAATTGTATTTTTATTCGGTGGAGGATTTGCTTTAGCTAAAGGATTCATTGATTCAGGTTTATCGGAATTTATTGGACAGCAACTTGTTGCTGCAAAAGAGCTTTCCTCTCCTTTACTTATTGGAAGTTTAACAGGCATAATGACCTTTTTAACAGAATTCACATCCAATACTGCCACAACAGAAATGCTTCTACCTGTAGTTGCCGGTTTAGCTATTACCATCAAGGTTCATCCTTTGTTACTTATGCTGCCTATAACATTAGCCGCATCCATGGCCTTTATGTTTCCTGTAGCAACTCCTCCTAATGCAATTGTTTTTGGAAGTGGTCGATTACGCATGATGGATATGCTTAAAACAGGAATTTGGCTAAATCTAATTGCAATCGTGCTGATTACTTTTTTCACCTTGGTTTGGGCAAATATTATTCTGCCATTCGACATACTAAGCTACCCCACATGGGCACCCTAA
- a CDS encoding shikimate dehydrogenase, translating into MKQYGLIGYPLSHSFSKKFFEQKFIDHGLHDHEFINFELNSIDKFTDLLSNQPNLSGLSVTIPYKEAIIPFLDELDSTAKEVEAVNTIKITKSNNSITTKGFNTDVFGFEESLKPHFKTEHYKALILGSGGASKAVAFALKKLGIAYQIVSRSKGDILYKNIDKQIIEKHLLIVNTTPLGMFPNFDTSPAIPYHYLGKKHLVFDLVYNPAKSSFLSQSEKNGAQIVNGIKMLELQANKAWTIWNS; encoded by the coding sequence ATGAAACAATATGGATTGATCGGATATCCTCTTTCACATTCTTTTAGCAAAAAGTTTTTTGAACAAAAATTCATTGATCATGGCTTGCATGATCATGAATTCATCAATTTTGAGCTCAATTCTATTGATAAATTCACAGACCTACTAAGCAATCAACCCAACTTATCAGGCTTAAGCGTTACCATTCCCTATAAGGAAGCAATAATCCCTTTTTTAGATGAATTGGATTCAACTGCAAAAGAAGTAGAAGCAGTGAACACCATAAAAATAACCAAATCCAATAATTCGATTACAACCAAAGGATTCAATACAGATGTCTTTGGTTTTGAAGAGTCTTTAAAACCACATTTTAAAACAGAACATTATAAAGCCCTGATTCTTGGTAGCGGTGGGGCTTCCAAGGCTGTTGCTTTTGCATTAAAAAAGTTAGGTATTGCCTATCAGATCGTATCTCGCTCCAAAGGAGATATCCTTTATAAAAATATTGATAAGCAAATTATTGAAAAACATTTGCTTATTGTCAATACAACTCCACTTGGTATGTTTCCAAACTTTGACACCTCTCCGGCTATTCCTTACCACTATCTTGGTAAAAAGCATTTGGTATTCGATTTGGTTTACAATCCAGCAAAAAGCTCCTTTCTCAGTCAATCCGAAAAAAATGGAGCGCAGATAGTAAACGGTATAAAAATGCTCGAATTGCAAGCGAATAAGGCTTGGACAATTTGGAATTCCTAA